From one Larimichthys crocea isolate SSNF chromosome XVIII, L_crocea_2.0, whole genome shotgun sequence genomic stretch:
- the si:ch211-39i22.1 gene encoding neurofilament heavy polypeptide isoform X3, giving the protein MMSYLWILLLGSLLAASAKAQDDAAPPEEAAAPETPAPDTEVAPDVQGEPNADEEAVHTPEEITPTVSDSEAPADTEEGADDPVTPANADAEEPTPAAEDAEAVTPAAEDAEAATPAAAEDAEAATPAAEDAEAATPAAEDADAATPAAEDAEAATPAAEDADAATPAPEDVEAATPAAEDTEESTPAAEDVGAATPAAEDAEAATPAAEDVGAPTPDAGDAETPAPADTEAEAAVTTEKPADVPEAEQPTANGEEEALLPTDAKPAQEDEVTDPTETKVEEIIVPVVRTGVKAPVQTEPEPGKVENEAHVAGATGEDKSDDQGKSSGSLPGILSAIVVSVVGAVSGFYAYQKKKLCFKNRQEADPEAAHKADAAEAQSDPQVLNTLLNSS; this is encoded by the exons ATGATGCAGCCCCACcagaggaggcagcagctcCTGAGACCCCGGCCCCTGACACAGAAGTAGCACCAGATGTCCAAGGAGAACCTAACGCTGATGAGGAAGCTGTCCATACACCCGAG GAAATAACACCAACAGTGAGTGACTCCGAGGCCCCTGCTGACACTGAAGAAGGAGCTGATGATCCAGTGACTCCTGCAAATGCGGACGCTGAAGAACCAACTCCCGCAGCCGAGGATGCAGAAGCAGTGACTCCTGCAGCCGAGGATGCAGAAGCAGCGACTCCTGCTGCAGCCGAGGACGCAGAAGCAGCGACTCCTGCAGCCGAGGACGCAGAAGCAGCGACTCCTGCGGCGGAGGACGCAGACGCTGCGACTCCTGCAGCCGAGGATGCAGAAGCAGCGACTCCTGCGGCGGAGGACGCAGATGCTGCGACTCCTGCACCCGAGGACGTAGAAGCAGCGACTCCTGCAGCCGAGGACACAGAAGAATCAACTCCTGCAGCCGAAGACGTAGGAGCAGCGACTCCTGCAGCTGAGGACGCAGAAGCAGCAACTCCTGCAGCCGAAGACGTAGGAGCACCGACTCCTGACGCCGGGGATGCAGAAACTCCTGCACCAGCAGATACAGAGGCTGAAGCAGCTGTAACAACAGAAA AGCCTGCAGATGTTCCAGAGGCTGAGCAACCAACAGCTAACGGAGAGGAGGAAGCTCTCTTACCCACTGATGCAAAACCTGCTCAGGAG gATGAAGTGACAGatccaacagaaacaaaagtggAGGAAATAATAGTACCAGTGGTCAGAACAGGTGTGAAGGCCCCTGTCCAAACAG aGCCAGAGCCAGGGAAGGTGGAAAATGAGG CACATGTTGCTGGCGCCACAGGAGAGg ACAAATCTGACGACCAAG GGAAAAGTTCCGGCTCTTTACCAGGCATCTTGAGTGCAATCGTTGTGTCTGTAGTGGGAGCAGTCTCTGGATTCTACGCCtatcagaagaagaagctgtgcttcaaaaacagacagg AAGCGGATCCAGAAGCTGCACACAAAGCTGATGCAGCAGAGGCTCAGTCAGATCCCCAGG TCCTTAATACCCTGTTGAACTCCTCCTAG
- the si:ch211-39i22.1 gene encoding predicted GPI-anchored protein 58 isoform X2 — protein MMSYLWILLLGSLLAASAKAQDDAAPPEEAAAPETPAPDTEVAPDVQGEPNADEEAVHTPEEITPTVSDSEAPADTEEGADDPVTPANADAEEPTPAAEDAEAVTPAAEDAEAATPAAAEDAEAATPAAEDAEAATPAAEDADAATPAAEDAEAATPAAEDADAATPAPEDVEAATPAAEDTEESTPAAEDVGAATPAAEDAEAATPAAEDVGAPTPDAGDAETPAPADTEAEAAVTTEKPADVPEAEQPTANGEEEALLPTDAKPAQEDEVTDPTETKVEEIIVPVVRTGVKAPVQTEPEPGKVENEAHVAGATGEADKSDDQGKSSGSLPGILSAIVVSVVGAVSGFYAYQKKKLCFKNRQEADPEAAHKADAAEAQSDPQVLNTLLNSS, from the exons ATGATGCAGCCCCACcagaggaggcagcagctcCTGAGACCCCGGCCCCTGACACAGAAGTAGCACCAGATGTCCAAGGAGAACCTAACGCTGATGAGGAAGCTGTCCATACACCCGAG GAAATAACACCAACAGTGAGTGACTCCGAGGCCCCTGCTGACACTGAAGAAGGAGCTGATGATCCAGTGACTCCTGCAAATGCGGACGCTGAAGAACCAACTCCCGCAGCCGAGGATGCAGAAGCAGTGACTCCTGCAGCCGAGGATGCAGAAGCAGCGACTCCTGCTGCAGCCGAGGACGCAGAAGCAGCGACTCCTGCAGCCGAGGACGCAGAAGCAGCGACTCCTGCGGCGGAGGACGCAGACGCTGCGACTCCTGCAGCCGAGGATGCAGAAGCAGCGACTCCTGCGGCGGAGGACGCAGATGCTGCGACTCCTGCACCCGAGGACGTAGAAGCAGCGACTCCTGCAGCCGAGGACACAGAAGAATCAACTCCTGCAGCCGAAGACGTAGGAGCAGCGACTCCTGCAGCTGAGGACGCAGAAGCAGCAACTCCTGCAGCCGAAGACGTAGGAGCACCGACTCCTGACGCCGGGGATGCAGAAACTCCTGCACCAGCAGATACAGAGGCTGAAGCAGCTGTAACAACAGAAA AGCCTGCAGATGTTCCAGAGGCTGAGCAACCAACAGCTAACGGAGAGGAGGAAGCTCTCTTACCCACTGATGCAAAACCTGCTCAGGAG gATGAAGTGACAGatccaacagaaacaaaagtggAGGAAATAATAGTACCAGTGGTCAGAACAGGTGTGAAGGCCCCTGTCCAAACAG aGCCAGAGCCAGGGAAGGTGGAAAATGAGG CACATGTTGCTGGCGCCACAGGAGAGg CAGACAAATCTGACGACCAAG GGAAAAGTTCCGGCTCTTTACCAGGCATCTTGAGTGCAATCGTTGTGTCTGTAGTGGGAGCAGTCTCTGGATTCTACGCCtatcagaagaagaagctgtgcttcaaaaacagacagg AAGCGGATCCAGAAGCTGCACACAAAGCTGATGCAGCAGAGGCTCAGTCAGATCCCCAGG TCCTTAATACCCTGTTGAACTCCTCCTAG